A genomic segment from Tessaracoccus defluvii encodes:
- a CDS encoding extracellular solute-binding protein has protein sequence MLARKILAGVACTALALTLGACGSQTPTETPGAGASSGAATGEVRLWVMEGSLSDESRQYLIDEFATANPGSELKIEVQQWDGIVSKLQTSLASKNESPDLVEIGNTQTTTFTTVGAFADVTDMKATLGGDDLIPSFVDASTVDGSIYAYPLYAGARAVYYRTDLFEAAGIEVPTTIDEFTEAAIALQAANPEGTPNFSGMYLAAVDPHGVESYLFPQGFDYAKQDGDKWVGQASTPESIAALTNLQKLFAEGTTYALDSQAGQKAFERYFNEGTTGILIGTGNVGTKIDQALWDADKVGVFAVPSAEPGVPGSTFAGGSNIALAQNSPNPELARKALELIFSEGFQTRLAEDGWVPGNTAYSDAVTGPFGAMSGDIINNSKLTPNNPGWGVAFGSTQLNEFFTRIAKGEDVTAVAEAFDAQVATDLNK, from the coding sequence ATGTTGGCAAGAAAGATCCTGGCGGGCGTCGCGTGCACGGCGCTCGCTCTGACGCTCGGCGCCTGCGGCTCGCAGACGCCGACCGAGACCCCCGGCGCGGGTGCATCGTCCGGCGCCGCGACCGGCGAGGTGCGCCTCTGGGTGATGGAGGGCTCCCTCTCGGATGAGAGCCGCCAGTACCTGATCGACGAGTTCGCCACTGCGAACCCCGGCAGCGAGCTGAAGATCGAGGTGCAGCAGTGGGACGGCATCGTCTCGAAGCTGCAGACCTCGCTGGCCTCGAAGAACGAGTCCCCCGACCTGGTCGAGATCGGCAACACCCAGACCACCACGTTCACGACCGTCGGCGCCTTCGCCGATGTCACGGACATGAAGGCCACCCTCGGCGGCGACGACCTGATCCCGTCGTTCGTGGACGCCTCGACGGTCGACGGCAGCATCTACGCCTACCCGCTGTACGCCGGCGCGCGCGCCGTCTACTACCGCACCGACCTGTTCGAGGCCGCGGGCATCGAGGTCCCCACCACGATCGACGAGTTCACCGAGGCCGCCATCGCGCTGCAGGCCGCGAACCCGGAGGGCACCCCCAACTTCTCCGGCATGTACCTGGCCGCCGTCGACCCGCACGGCGTGGAGTCCTACCTGTTCCCGCAGGGCTTCGACTACGCGAAGCAGGACGGCGACAAGTGGGTCGGCCAGGCGTCGACGCCCGAGTCGATCGCCGCGCTCACGAACCTGCAGAAGCTGTTCGCCGAGGGCACCACGTACGCCCTCGACTCGCAGGCGGGCCAGAAGGCGTTCGAGCGCTACTTCAACGAGGGAACCACGGGCATCCTGATCGGCACCGGCAACGTCGGCACCAAGATCGACCAGGCCCTGTGGGACGCAGACAAGGTCGGCGTCTTCGCCGTCCCCTCCGCTGAGCCCGGCGTCCCCGGCTCCACCTTCGCGGGCGGCTCCAACATCGCGCTGGCCCAGAACTCGCCGAACCCCGAGCTGGCCAGGAAGGCCCTCGAGCTCATCTTCAGCGAGGGCTTCCAGACCCGTCTGGCCGAGGACGGCTGGGTCCCCGGCAACACCGCCTACAGCGACGCCGTCACCGGCCCGTTCGGCGCCATGTCGGGCGACATCATCAACAACTCGAAGCTGACCCCGAACAACCCCGGCTGGGGCGTCGCGTTCGGCTCCACGCAGCTCAACGAGTTCTTCACCCGGATCGCCAAGGGCGAGGACGTCACGGCCGTCGCCGAGGCGTTCGACGCCCAGGTCGCCACCGACCTCAACAAGTAG
- a CDS encoding ROK family transcriptional regulator, whose translation MTSITPNAQRLVRALVVDGPTHRADLARSLDVSRATVTNLTTRLIEDGWVEELQQEVGSLKNPIGAAAGLGVLASVMFLVDSYTVTLARFDGRVLKNLTLTGPVGRPPTERMTAAASLLRTLLVECGVGAGALRALHLAVDTQMDALTGDVFAARASSRWYGVNPVRFFEDEFGVPVHAQNSARLEGLAEYLWGVGSEASDLLYVDVSYGVTSGHVVDGVIRSGNRGGSGELGHTIYDWNGPVCTCGNSGCLMQYVSIPALLRDYATATGAEASWSRFCTQVAADDPDARRIAERAAVILGRVLVSVCHVIDPETVVLNGPVARQVPGFTDIVAATVRELALPLVARNLRVVGAELDDVHAATARAGIESLRRVEAVISSAIPD comes from the coding sequence GTGACTTCGATCACCCCGAATGCCCAGCGTCTGGTGCGGGCCCTCGTCGTGGACGGGCCGACGCACCGCGCCGACCTCGCGCGCTCACTGGACGTCTCCCGGGCCACGGTCACCAACCTCACCACCCGCCTCATCGAGGACGGGTGGGTCGAAGAGTTGCAGCAGGAGGTCGGCAGCCTGAAGAACCCGATCGGCGCCGCCGCCGGCCTCGGGGTCCTCGCCTCGGTCATGTTCCTGGTTGACTCCTATACGGTGACGCTCGCACGCTTCGACGGGCGAGTGTTGAAGAACTTGACACTCACGGGCCCCGTGGGACGGCCCCCGACGGAGCGGATGACGGCGGCCGCCTCTCTGCTGCGGACCCTGCTCGTCGAGTGCGGCGTCGGTGCCGGGGCGCTGCGTGCGCTGCACCTGGCCGTCGACACCCAGATGGATGCGCTCACCGGCGACGTCTTCGCCGCCCGCGCGTCCAGCCGCTGGTACGGCGTCAATCCGGTGCGGTTCTTCGAGGACGAGTTCGGCGTCCCCGTGCACGCGCAGAACTCGGCCCGGCTGGAGGGCCTGGCCGAATACCTGTGGGGCGTCGGCAGCGAGGCGTCCGACCTGCTCTACGTCGACGTCAGCTACGGCGTCACCTCCGGCCACGTCGTCGACGGCGTCATCCGGTCCGGCAACCGCGGCGGGTCGGGCGAGCTCGGGCACACGATCTACGACTGGAACGGGCCCGTCTGCACCTGCGGGAACTCCGGGTGCCTCATGCAGTACGTGTCGATCCCGGCGCTGCTGCGCGACTATGCGACGGCGACGGGCGCGGAGGCGTCCTGGTCCAGGTTCTGCACGCAGGTGGCGGCCGACGACCCGGACGCGCGGAGGATCGCCGAGCGGGCGGCCGTGATCCTGGGCCGGGTCCTGGTGAGCGTGTGTCACGTCATCGATCCCGAGACGGTCGTGCTCAACGGCCCAGTGGCCAGGCAGGTGCCGGGGTTCACGGACATCGTCGCGGCGACGGTGCGGGAGCTGGCGCTGCCGCTCGTGGCGAGGAACCTGCGCGTCGTGGGGGCGGAACTCGACGATGTGCACGCCGCGACGGCGCGGGCGGGCATCGAATCGCTTCGGCGCGTGGAGGCCGTCATCTCGTCGGCCATCCCCGACTGA
- a CDS encoding dihydrofolate reductase family protein, protein MTSTDGGSLVRVHNFSVSLDGFGVGEGQTLDEPFGHAGSRLLDWALPTRTFQRMGFHGQGPGTVGVDEAFAGQWGTHVGVEIMGRNKFGPQRGPWADHEWKGWWGDNPPFHTPCIVLTHHVRPPLTMEGGTVIHFLNADPATALARARDLAGGLDVRIGGGTSTIREFLRADLIDELHIVVVPIILGREKSQDEGAVAAVSAPLNLAVFALVSPIQRVTMS, encoded by the coding sequence ATGACCTCGACCGACGGCGGATCCCTGGTCCGCGTCCACAACTTCTCCGTCTCCCTGGACGGCTTCGGCGTCGGCGAGGGGCAGACGCTGGACGAACCCTTCGGGCATGCCGGGTCCCGGCTGCTCGACTGGGCGCTTCCCACCCGCACCTTCCAGCGGATGGGCTTCCACGGGCAGGGCCCCGGCACGGTCGGCGTCGACGAGGCGTTCGCCGGGCAGTGGGGCACGCACGTCGGCGTCGAGATCATGGGTCGCAACAAGTTCGGCCCCCAGCGCGGCCCCTGGGCCGATCACGAGTGGAAGGGCTGGTGGGGCGACAACCCACCGTTCCACACCCCGTGCATCGTGCTGACCCATCACGTGCGCCCGCCGCTGACCATGGAGGGTGGGACGGTGATCCACTTCCTCAACGCAGACCCGGCCACGGCGCTGGCCAGGGCCCGCGACCTCGCAGGAGGCCTGGACGTCCGCATCGGCGGAGGCACCAGCACCATCCGGGAGTTCCTGCGGGCCGACCTCATCGACGAGCTGCACATCGTCGTCGTCCCGATCATCCTGGGGCGTGAGAAGAGCCAAGACGAGGGCGCCGTTGCCGCCGTCTCGGCACCACTGAATCTAGCGGTGTTCGCCCTCGTCAGCCCCATCCAGAGGGTCACAATGTCATAA
- a CDS encoding DUF6301 family protein — protein sequence MTLPTIPAAELRPLVDALRAVAWPLDRAGARALAAALGWGELAGTRDETTFLTGLDFPQPLAKIRHANAWDYVVVNVSASSAEDAPAVDAAFEALAEAMAALLGEADGAVDDPAERWWRLPSGGSLDLQHLESVVVLRLSSPQRAAGRDA from the coding sequence ATGACTCTGCCGACCATCCCCGCCGCCGAGCTGCGTCCCCTCGTCGACGCCCTGCGCGCGGTGGCCTGGCCCCTCGACCGCGCCGGAGCCAGGGCCCTGGCGGCCGCGCTCGGCTGGGGAGAGCTGGCCGGCACGCGCGACGAGACCACCTTCCTCACAGGCCTGGACTTCCCGCAGCCGCTCGCCAAGATCCGGCATGCGAACGCCTGGGACTACGTGGTGGTCAACGTGTCGGCCTCCTCCGCTGAGGACGCGCCCGCCGTCGACGCGGCCTTCGAGGCGCTCGCCGAGGCCATGGCCGCTCTGCTGGGAGAGGCGGACGGCGCCGTCGACGATCCCGCGGAGCGGTGGTGGAGGCTGCCGTCCGGAGGGTCGCTCGACCTGCAGCACCTCGAGTCGGTCGTCGTCCTGCGGCTCAGCTCGCCGCAGCGCGCCGCCGGCCGCGACGCCTGA
- a CDS encoding ferritin-like domain-containing protein, with protein MAFELEKFAETSDRVRWEDLDFDTFEDQPLDADTLRSLRYMCDIEYHTSCYLRDLLVTRSHRKDEARGFMTTWNREEFWHGEALSAVLARHGIIVDYDELKAKRIKLGWQLALGTAKQAMGSNLVGDDFIAVHMTWGAANELSAVAAYRRLASLLDHPALSPLLERIAKQETRHVAFYTTQAREKLEESERARTLVRWVMTNLWKPVGSGVMDDAEILHVMGHLFTGQGDELDKLDQRVARFPGMEDAPIFRPAFEKLGIAI; from the coding sequence ATGGCATTCGAGCTTGAGAAGTTCGCGGAGACCTCCGACCGGGTCCGCTGGGAGGATCTGGACTTCGACACCTTCGAGGATCAGCCCCTCGACGCCGACACGCTGCGCTCGCTGCGCTACATGTGCGACATCGAGTACCACACGTCCTGCTACCTGCGGGACCTGCTGGTGACCCGCTCGCACCGCAAGGACGAGGCTCGCGGCTTCATGACGACGTGGAACCGGGAGGAGTTCTGGCACGGCGAGGCGCTGTCGGCCGTCCTGGCCAGGCACGGGATCATCGTCGACTACGACGAGCTGAAGGCGAAGCGGATCAAGCTGGGCTGGCAGCTCGCCCTCGGGACGGCGAAGCAGGCGATGGGCTCGAACCTGGTGGGCGACGACTTCATCGCGGTCCACATGACCTGGGGCGCGGCCAACGAACTGTCCGCCGTCGCCGCCTACCGCAGGCTGGCCTCACTGCTGGACCACCCTGCGCTGTCACCGCTGCTGGAGCGCATCGCCAAGCAGGAGACCCGCCACGTCGCGTTCTACACGACGCAGGCCAGGGAGAAGCTCGAAGAGTCCGAGCGGGCCCGCACACTGGTGCGCTGGGTGATGACCAACCTCTGGAAGCCGGTCGGCTCCGGGGTGATGGACGACGCCGAGATCCTGCACGTGATGGGCCACCTGTTCACGGGGCAGGGCGACGAACTGGACAAGCTCGACCAGCGGGTCGCACGGTTCCCGGGCATGGAGGACGCGCCGATCTTCCGGCCAGCGTTCGAGAAGCTCGGGATCGCGATCTAG